TCCGGAAGAGATTTTCTTAAGGAATCAACAATATATGCTGTATCTGAGAAGTATGGGTTATATCCTTCTGTATTAAAATGAATTTTCCTACCTGCCTCATTAATTAAACACCAATTGGTTTTGGTTGAACCACCATCTGCAATAACTATCATCTTAATTTGTTTTTTTCGGGATAAAAGTAAATAATCCTAACACTTTTGTATGGTTTTTTTTCATAAATGTAATTCTTTAGTTTAAGTTTTTAAATAATTATCCGCTTCTAAAGGGTAAAAAACGGCTTTTTTTGTAATTTTATTTATTGATTTAAGGTTACCATATTGTTAAAAAAACACTAAGCTAAAATACGCTTGTTATTTTGAAATCCAAATTTAAAATCAAGCATTTAAAAGAAAGGGTTTTTAAATTGGGCTAAACTGCGATTTCAGCATAGATAAAAACCCTAATTGCGCAATTATTAAACGATTTAGTGCCCATTTATAGCCAATTATTCAAATAAGGTATAAATTTAAAAAACGCCGGATGGAAACTTAACAATTGTTTTACACAAAGGTTTAGTGTGGTAATTACAGGATAGATCGCCGGATTTTTTTAATATTTGTATTCATTCGTAAATGACTATGGCAATAAAAATCGATTTTAGAAGCGATACGGTAACCCGCCCAACGGAAGGGATGCTTACTGCAATGATGACCGCAAAGGTAGGTGACGATGTGTTTGGAGAAGATGAGACGGTCCATAAACTGGAAACAAAACTCGCTTCGATGTTTAATATGGAAGCAGGCTTGTTTTGCCCTTCAGGAACGATGACCAATCAGATTGCCATCAAGTGTTTTACTCAACCCATGGATGAAGTGATTTGCGATCAGACAGCACATGTATACCGATACGAAGGTGGTGGAATTGCTTATCATTCTATGGCTTCTGTCAGACTGCTAAACGGGGAGCGGGGGATATTAACTCCTGAAATGATCGAACCGGAAATCAACGAAGAAAATATCCATTATCCCAACTCCAGCCTGGTCGTGTTAGAAAATACAGTAAATAAAGGAGGGGGAGCCTGTTATCATTTGTCACAAATCGAACCGATTCATACTTTATGTAATATCAAAGGCTTGAAACTCCACCTGGATGGTGCGCGTCTTTTTAATGCATTGGTGGCTACAGGTGATCAGGCCAGAAACTATGGTCAGTATTTTGATGGAATTTCCATCTGTTTATCCAAAGGACTGGGAGCTCCGGTGGGTTCTGTACTGCTAGGAAGTAAAGAAACCATCAGGAAAGCAACGAAAATCAGAAAGGCATTTGGCGGAGGAATGCGCCAGGCCGGTTTCCTGGCTGCCGCAGGCATCTATGCACTGGATCACCATGTGGAACGAATGGCTGTAGACCACCAGCATGCCAAAGCCCTTGCCACCGCTTTAAGTTCGCTAAATTACGTTGCTTCTGTGATGCCTGTGGAGACAAATATTGTGATTTTTGAAGTTGCAGCAGGATTTAAAGCCGACAGCATTGTACATACTCTGGCCGAAAAAGGAATTGCCTGTAGTGCTACAGGACCAAAAACGATAAGATTAGTGACCCATCTTGACATTTCTGCGGAAATGATCGACATGGCTATAGAAAACATAATACATTTGCATCCATCAGGTCATAAATAACCTATTAAATGAAGAAAATCCTTATAGCCAACAGAGGCGAAATTGCATTGCGGATTATGCGCTCTGCACGTGAGATGGGAATAAAAACCGTAGCGGTATATTCTGAAGCAGACCGGGAAGCGTTGCATGTGCGTTACGCAGATGAAGCCATTTGTATTGGCCCTGCCGCTTCCAACCAGAGTTATTTGTTAGGAGAGAAGATCGTAGAAGCCTGCAAAATCACTGGTGCTGAAGCCATTCATCCGGGATATGGTTTCCTGTCGGAGAATGCATCTTTTGCCAGGCTGGTCCAGGCTTCAGGGTTGACTTTAATAGGTCCCACCCCTGAGGCAATGGAGATCATGGGAAATAAATTGTCTGCAAAAGCGGCGGCTTTAAAGTATCAGATCCCGATGGTTCC
This region of Pedobacter steynii genomic DNA includes:
- a CDS encoding threonine aldolase family protein translates to MAIKIDFRSDTVTRPTEGMLTAMMTAKVGDDVFGEDETVHKLETKLASMFNMEAGLFCPSGTMTNQIAIKCFTQPMDEVICDQTAHVYRYEGGGIAYHSMASVRLLNGERGILTPEMIEPEINEENIHYPNSSLVVLENTVNKGGGACYHLSQIEPIHTLCNIKGLKLHLDGARLFNALVATGDQARNYGQYFDGISICLSKGLGAPVGSVLLGSKETIRKATKIRKAFGGGMRQAGFLAAAGIYALDHHVERMAVDHQHAKALATALSSLNYVASVMPVETNIVIFEVAAGFKADSIVHTLAEKGIACSATGPKTIRLVTHLDISAEMIDMAIENIIHLHPSGHK